A region from the Paenarthrobacter aurescens genome encodes:
- a CDS encoding peptide MFS transporter yields the protein MPAVSASIEKMSTPQTTAESAKPAGDTSFFGHPKMLASLFSVEMWERFSFYGMQGILLYYMYFTAEQGGLSIDQGLAAGLVGAYGGGVYLSTILGAWLADRLFGSEKVLFGSAIMIMAGHIALALLPGIPGLIAGLVLVGIGSGGLKANATALVGSLYGEKDERRDAGFSIFYMGINIGGLIGPLVTGWLQTSYGFHVGFGAAAVGMAIGLVIYSLGRKRLPEEAHRVPNPLPAKDRTKYGLIFLAILIVVAVLLGTGLVNANNLASSMAYAAIGAAVIYLFLIFRSPLVTGVERKRVIAFIPLFIASAGFWALFQQQFTFIAVYSQEKLDRNLFGWEMPAAWVQSINPVFIIIFAGVMAALWTKLGSKQPSSPLKFSAGLLIMGLAFLAFIPLAGEDKTPLLALVGILFMFTLAELFLSPIGLSVSTKLAPQAFHTQMVALFFLSVSLGTTLAGILAGLYNPEDELPYFLGIGGVAVVLAVGLAAASPAIKKLMGGVR from the coding sequence ATGCCCGCAGTCAGTGCCAGCATTGAGAAAATGAGCACACCTCAAACCACGGCTGAGTCCGCAAAGCCAGCGGGCGATACGTCATTCTTCGGCCACCCAAAGATGTTGGCCAGCCTCTTTTCCGTGGAAATGTGGGAGCGTTTCTCCTTCTACGGCATGCAGGGAATCCTGCTCTACTACATGTACTTCACCGCCGAGCAGGGCGGTCTTTCCATTGACCAGGGGCTCGCTGCTGGTCTGGTGGGCGCGTACGGTGGTGGCGTTTACCTGTCGACGATCCTCGGCGCATGGCTCGCCGACCGTCTCTTCGGCTCCGAAAAGGTCCTGTTCGGCTCAGCCATCATGATCATGGCCGGCCACATCGCGCTGGCACTCCTGCCGGGCATTCCGGGCCTGATCGCCGGCTTGGTGCTGGTAGGAATCGGCTCCGGCGGCCTGAAAGCCAACGCCACAGCCTTGGTGGGCAGCCTGTATGGAGAGAAGGACGAACGCCGCGACGCCGGCTTCTCCATCTTCTACATGGGCATCAACATTGGCGGACTCATCGGCCCGCTGGTCACCGGCTGGCTGCAGACGAGCTACGGCTTCCACGTCGGCTTCGGCGCAGCAGCGGTGGGCATGGCGATTGGCCTGGTCATCTACTCCCTGGGCCGCAAGCGCCTCCCTGAGGAAGCACACCGCGTTCCCAACCCGCTCCCGGCGAAGGACCGCACCAAGTACGGCCTGATCTTCCTGGCAATCCTCATTGTGGTGGCTGTCCTGCTCGGCACCGGACTGGTCAACGCCAACAACCTGGCCAGCAGCATGGCTTACGCCGCGATCGGTGCCGCAGTGATCTACCTGTTCCTGATTTTCCGCAGCCCCCTGGTGACCGGCGTGGAGCGCAAACGCGTGATCGCCTTCATCCCGCTGTTCATCGCATCGGCCGGGTTCTGGGCACTGTTCCAGCAGCAGTTCACATTCATTGCCGTGTACTCGCAGGAGAAGCTGGACCGCAACCTGTTCGGCTGGGAAATGCCGGCCGCCTGGGTCCAGTCCATCAACCCGGTGTTCATCATTATCTTCGCCGGCGTGATGGCTGCCCTCTGGACCAAGCTGGGCTCCAAGCAGCCGAGCTCCCCGCTGAAATTCTCCGCAGGCCTGTTGATCATGGGCCTGGCATTCCTGGCCTTCATTCCGCTGGCCGGCGAGGACAAGACCCCCCTCCTGGCCCTTGTGGGAATCCTGTTCATGTTCACTTTGGCGGAACTGTTCCTCTCCCCCATTGGCCTGTCCGTGAGCACCAAGCTCGCCCCGCAGGCCTTCCACACGCAGATGGTGGCGCTGTTCTTCCTGTCCGTCTCTCTCGGCACCACCTTGGCCGGCATCCTCGCCGGGCTTTACAACCCCGAGGATGAGCTCCCGTACTTCCTGGGAATCGGCGGCGTTGCTGTAGTCCTGGCCGTTGGCCTCGCTGCGGCATCACCGGCCATCAAGAAGCTGATGGGCGGCGTTCGCTAG
- a CDS encoding rhodanese-like domain-containing protein, with amino-acid sequence MSDFDTVPVGDIPEGASILDVREDYEWVAGHAEGARHIPMDQLPARLDELDPDDDLFVICRTGGRSFRAVQWLVGQGYSAVNVAGGMDMWFEAGKPMVSDNGLKPVVL; translated from the coding sequence ATGAGCGACTTCGATACCGTACCTGTGGGCGACATTCCGGAAGGCGCCAGCATCCTGGACGTCCGCGAAGACTATGAATGGGTGGCCGGACACGCCGAGGGTGCACGGCACATCCCCATGGACCAATTGCCGGCGCGCCTGGACGAACTCGATCCCGACGACGACCTCTTTGTTATCTGCCGCACTGGGGGCCGGTCATTCCGCGCCGTCCAGTGGCTGGTGGGGCAGGGCTACTCCGCCGTGAACGTGGCCGGCGGCATGGACATGTGGTTCGAGGCCGGAAAGCCGATGGTCTCGGACAACGGCCTGAAGCCGGTTGTTCTCTAA
- a CDS encoding diacylglycerol kinase family protein: MSDWILYLILAGGVAFAVSSWWGVRRLKARHIRSAVREDSHKPGPGDQRVAVILNPVKNNAEEARQAIIDACDLAGWDAPKFFETTVEDPGYGQSRQALAYGADVVLACGGDGTVRVVAESLAHKNVAMGLIPLGTGNLLARNVDLDVTDLADCIQVALFGHQRYIDTATMGVDNDITGESAKHTFLVIAGMGLDAEVVGDTKEDLKKTVGWLAYTEAGVRHLPGRRKRVTITMDDQPEQSRKIRSVLFANCGLIPGGIDFIPQAMIDDGMLDIVVMSPRSAFGWLAMYTKVLFKHNANLPMMSFYRSGKVTIRSQEPMATQLDGDPSGEATMVTVQVEPASLLVRVPKAQTV, encoded by the coding sequence ATGAGCGACTGGATCCTGTACCTGATTCTCGCTGGGGGCGTGGCTTTTGCCGTCTCCAGTTGGTGGGGCGTGCGCCGATTGAAAGCCCGCCACATCAGGAGCGCAGTCCGGGAGGACTCACACAAGCCCGGCCCCGGGGACCAGCGTGTGGCGGTCATCCTCAATCCGGTGAAAAACAACGCCGAGGAAGCCCGCCAGGCCATCATTGACGCCTGCGATCTCGCCGGCTGGGATGCGCCAAAATTTTTCGAAACCACGGTGGAAGACCCCGGCTACGGTCAGTCGCGCCAAGCGTTGGCATACGGGGCCGACGTCGTTCTTGCGTGCGGCGGCGACGGCACAGTGCGCGTTGTGGCGGAGTCGCTGGCGCACAAGAACGTTGCCATGGGCCTCATCCCACTTGGCACCGGCAACCTGCTGGCCCGCAACGTGGACCTGGACGTGACCGACCTCGCGGACTGCATCCAGGTGGCACTGTTCGGCCACCAGCGTTACATCGATACCGCCACCATGGGCGTGGACAATGACATCACCGGTGAGTCCGCCAAACACACGTTCCTGGTGATCGCCGGTATGGGCCTGGACGCCGAGGTTGTTGGCGACACTAAGGAAGACCTCAAAAAAACCGTGGGCTGGCTCGCCTACACGGAGGCCGGTGTCCGCCACCTGCCAGGACGCAGGAAACGCGTCACCATCACCATGGATGACCAGCCCGAGCAGTCACGGAAGATCCGCAGCGTGCTGTTCGCCAACTGCGGCTTGATTCCCGGCGGGATCGACTTCATCCCGCAGGCCATGATCGATGACGGCATGCTGGACATTGTGGTGATGAGCCCACGCAGCGCCTTCGGCTGGCTCGCCATGTACACAAAGGTCCTGTTCAAGCACAACGCAAACCTGCCCATGATGAGCTTCTACCGCTCCGGCAAAGTCACCATCCGCAGCCAGGAACCCATGGCCACGCAGCTCGACGGCGACCCCTCGGGCGAGGCCACAATGGTCACCGTCCAAGTTGAACCGGCATCCCTGCTGGTACGGGTACCCAAGGCGCAAACAGTCTAG
- a CDS encoding amidase, translating to MADPFLHDVSRLTAVELRDALASGALSAREVTGHFLSVIEERNKQLGAFVTVTAEQALRDAGAADRLHAQLSREGRREEIPVLHGMPIAFKDLTDVAGVPTTHGSAALEHKPAPEDGVLAATLKGQGVISLGKTQVPEFGLTAYSENRVAPPSRNPHAMGRSSGGSSGGSAAAVAAGLIPFAPGTDGGGSIRIPAGACGLVGLKPGRGLVPSGASAGDAAQLVVAGPLARTAADAALLMDALVPRHEAPDGGYLANVGRAPEPLRIGVSLDSPWAGIYPFHIDEEAIAALELGTKLLEKAGHSVGQAGIRYDNRYPEAFTTAWTAGVGSARIAPQREALLTPLTRTFRRRAQQRSASKVNEALSFLRQFQHDTVAQYAEWDLILMPTLAQTPRPIGWFTGGGHSGEPWPSEWAGDADEDYKRQCQYAPWSSMVNVCGLPAISIPVHTAPGGLPMGIQLIGRPGSELLLLQLAAVLEAR from the coding sequence TTGGCTGATCCTTTCCTCCACGACGTGTCACGGCTGACCGCTGTTGAGCTCCGTGATGCCTTGGCTTCCGGCGCACTGTCCGCCCGTGAAGTCACGGGGCATTTTCTCTCAGTAATTGAAGAGAGGAACAAGCAGTTGGGCGCCTTTGTCACCGTCACAGCTGAGCAGGCCCTCAGGGACGCGGGCGCTGCAGATCGGCTGCACGCACAGCTGTCCCGGGAGGGACGTCGTGAAGAGATCCCGGTGCTGCACGGGATGCCCATCGCTTTCAAGGACCTCACTGACGTGGCCGGCGTTCCCACCACGCACGGCAGCGCGGCGTTGGAGCACAAACCAGCGCCGGAGGATGGCGTCCTTGCGGCCACGTTGAAGGGTCAAGGCGTCATCTCGCTGGGCAAGACCCAGGTTCCGGAATTTGGACTCACCGCCTACAGCGAAAACCGCGTGGCACCGCCGTCGCGCAATCCGCACGCCATGGGACGCAGTTCCGGCGGCTCCTCCGGAGGCAGTGCTGCCGCCGTTGCTGCAGGACTGATTCCGTTTGCACCGGGGACTGACGGGGGCGGATCCATCCGGATCCCCGCGGGCGCGTGCGGCCTGGTGGGGCTTAAGCCCGGACGCGGCTTGGTACCCTCCGGTGCCAGTGCGGGTGACGCCGCGCAACTGGTGGTTGCCGGTCCCCTTGCAAGAACAGCTGCAGATGCGGCCTTGCTCATGGATGCCTTGGTCCCCCGGCATGAAGCGCCCGACGGCGGATACCTCGCCAATGTTGGGCGGGCGCCGGAGCCCCTGAGGATCGGCGTCAGTTTAGACAGTCCATGGGCCGGTATTTATCCGTTCCACATCGACGAAGAAGCCATCGCTGCACTGGAGCTGGGGACCAAGCTGCTCGAGAAGGCCGGCCACAGCGTCGGCCAAGCCGGAATCCGCTACGACAACCGCTATCCGGAGGCCTTCACCACAGCCTGGACTGCCGGCGTCGGGAGTGCCCGGATAGCACCCCAGCGCGAAGCGTTGTTGACGCCGCTGACCCGGACTTTCCGGCGTCGGGCGCAACAGCGGAGTGCATCGAAGGTCAATGAAGCGCTGAGTTTCCTGCGGCAGTTCCAGCACGACACCGTGGCGCAGTATGCGGAGTGGGACCTGATCCTCATGCCCACCCTGGCGCAGACGCCGCGGCCGATCGGATGGTTTACCGGTGGCGGGCACAGCGGCGAACCGTGGCCCAGCGAGTGGGCAGGCGATGCTGATGAGGACTACAAGAGGCAGTGCCAGTATGCGCCGTGGTCCTCCATGGTGAACGTGTGCGGACTCCCGGCCATCAGCATCCCTGTGCACACTGCGCCGGGAGGCCTGCCCATGGGGATCCAGCTCATTGGCCGGCCCGGATCCGAACTGTTGCTTCTCCAGCTCGCAGCCGTCCTCGAGGCACGCTGA
- a CDS encoding class I SAM-dependent methyltransferase, whose product MPSPMTGAQLSALYDQENRWAEDDDFFLAFVNERPESRVLDLGCGTGRMTLAVAAAGHCVVGIDPNPHSLAAARRKPGAEAVRWIDGTSAAIPRGGLFDVAIMTAHVAQAITDDGDWSRTLADIQRALVPGGGLVFDSRDPVARAWERWTPANTRGVHSLPDGSMVESWVESATEFDGLVTLTERRLCNGSAEETEISVLAFRTEEQLRQTLDRAGFAVDRIHGGWAGEDVGSGQGELIVIAHKPA is encoded by the coding sequence ATGCCTTCACCAATGACCGGAGCTCAGCTTTCAGCCCTCTACGACCAGGAGAATCGCTGGGCCGAGGATGACGACTTTTTTCTGGCCTTCGTAAATGAGCGGCCGGAAAGCCGGGTGTTGGATCTTGGTTGCGGCACCGGCCGAATGACTCTGGCGGTTGCTGCGGCAGGCCACTGCGTTGTTGGCATCGATCCAAACCCCCACTCCCTTGCGGCTGCCCGAAGAAAGCCCGGCGCGGAAGCCGTCCGGTGGATTGACGGTACCTCGGCAGCCATCCCCCGAGGCGGCCTTTTTGACGTGGCCATCATGACGGCGCATGTGGCCCAGGCGATTACCGACGACGGCGACTGGTCCCGAACGCTTGCCGACATCCAGCGCGCGTTGGTCCCTGGAGGTGGCTTGGTCTTCGATTCCCGCGATCCTGTTGCGCGGGCTTGGGAACGCTGGACTCCGGCAAACACGCGGGGCGTACACAGTCTTCCCGACGGCTCCATGGTGGAATCCTGGGTTGAAAGTGCCACAGAATTCGATGGGCTCGTTACTCTCACCGAGCGCCGACTCTGTAACGGGAGCGCTGAGGAAACAGAGATCTCGGTCCTCGCATTCCGCACAGAGGAGCAGCTACGCCAGACTCTGGACAGGGCTGGTTTCGCAGTTGACCGCATACACGGTGGCTGGGCCGGCGAGGACGTGGGAAGCGGGCAGGGTGAACTGATAGTGATTGCCCACAAGCCCGCATAA
- a CDS encoding peptidase E: MPAGEPTILATSGGYKPGERTRIEFNHLMHYAVELSGVTGRAPRVTHIGTASGDQRWWAAEMDQAAHIAGFHFSHLNFFTMPNIADPEAHLMDQDVVWVNGGSVVNLLAVWRAHGMDGILRRVWESGVVLAGVSAGSICWYRGGVTDSFGPELQPVTDALGFLPYASGVHYDSELRRAPAIHKLVANGTLGETHCTDDGVGLVYRGTELVEVVSELKNKAAFRVTAGAGESVDAVAVEERLEPRFLG, translated from the coding sequence TTGCCTGCTGGAGAACCCACCATTCTGGCGACGTCCGGTGGCTATAAGCCGGGCGAACGGACCCGGATTGAGTTCAATCACCTGATGCATTACGCCGTTGAGCTTTCCGGCGTGACCGGTCGTGCGCCGCGGGTTACGCACATCGGGACAGCGTCAGGGGATCAACGCTGGTGGGCGGCAGAGATGGACCAGGCGGCACACATCGCCGGGTTCCACTTCAGCCACCTGAACTTTTTCACCATGCCCAACATCGCGGATCCGGAAGCCCACCTGATGGACCAGGACGTGGTGTGGGTCAACGGCGGATCCGTGGTGAACCTGCTGGCCGTGTGGCGTGCACACGGCATGGACGGAATCCTCCGGAGGGTCTGGGAAAGCGGAGTGGTCCTGGCTGGTGTTTCAGCCGGCTCCATTTGTTGGTACCGGGGTGGCGTGACCGATTCGTTTGGCCCGGAGCTTCAGCCTGTAACGGACGCGCTCGGGTTCCTCCCCTACGCCAGCGGCGTCCACTATGACTCTGAACTGAGGCGCGCACCGGCCATCCACAAACTCGTAGCCAACGGAACGCTGGGCGAAACCCACTGTACGGACGACGGCGTGGGGCTGGTTTACCGGGGCACTGAACTTGTAGAGGTGGTGTCCGAGCTGAAGAACAAGGCTGCCTTCCGGGTGACCGCCGGTGCCGGCGAGAGCGTGGACGCTGTTGCTGTGGAGGAACGGTTGGAGCCACGTTTCCTTGGCTGA
- the serS gene encoding serine--tRNA ligase, whose product MIDVKDLSENPDKFRASQRARGADESVVDAIISADSSRRAALIRHETLRAEQNAFGKKVAQAKGEEKQALLAEVKELANSVKAASAEAAAAQAKQEELLRVIPNLVVDGVPEGGEDDYVVVKTVGTPREFTDFEPKDHLEIGELIGAIDMERGAKVSGSRFYFLRGVGARLEMALLQMAMEQAIDAGFVPMITPTLVRPETMQGTGFDVKHDAEIYRLAEDDLYLVGTSEVALAGYHADEILDLSAGPIRYAGQSSCYRREAGSHGKDTRGIIRVHQFNKVEMFIYTTVEEAAAEHERLLAWEEEMLAKCELPYRVIDTAAGDLGMSAARKFDCEAWVPTQNAYRELTSTSNCTTFQARRLNIRERVVNDEGVSKGTRAVATLNGTLATTRWIVAILEHHQNPDGSVNVPKALQKYLGGLEVLPVL is encoded by the coding sequence GTGATCGACGTAAAAGACCTCAGCGAAAATCCGGACAAGTTCCGTGCCAGCCAGCGCGCCCGTGGCGCCGACGAGTCCGTTGTGGACGCGATCATCTCCGCTGACTCTTCCCGTCGTGCCGCGCTGATCCGCCACGAAACCCTCCGCGCCGAGCAGAACGCTTTCGGCAAGAAGGTGGCGCAGGCCAAGGGCGAGGAAAAGCAGGCATTGCTGGCAGAGGTCAAGGAACTGGCCAACTCCGTGAAGGCAGCTTCCGCTGAAGCCGCCGCTGCGCAGGCCAAGCAGGAAGAGCTCCTCCGCGTCATCCCCAACCTGGTAGTTGATGGCGTTCCCGAGGGCGGCGAGGACGACTACGTTGTGGTCAAGACCGTGGGTACCCCGCGCGAATTCACTGACTTCGAGCCCAAGGATCACCTGGAAATCGGTGAGCTGATTGGCGCCATCGACATGGAACGTGGGGCCAAGGTCTCCGGCTCGCGCTTCTACTTCCTCCGTGGCGTGGGTGCCCGGCTGGAAATGGCACTGCTGCAGATGGCCATGGAGCAGGCAATCGATGCCGGCTTCGTTCCCATGATCACCCCCACTTTGGTGCGACCCGAGACCATGCAGGGCACCGGTTTTGACGTAAAGCACGACGCCGAGATCTACCGTCTCGCCGAAGACGACCTTTACCTGGTGGGAACCTCGGAAGTAGCCCTTGCCGGCTACCACGCAGACGAGATCTTAGATCTCTCCGCAGGCCCCATCCGCTACGCGGGACAGAGTTCCTGCTACCGCCGCGAGGCTGGCTCCCACGGTAAGGACACCCGCGGCATCATCCGCGTGCACCAGTTCAACAAGGTGGAGATGTTCATCTACACCACCGTTGAGGAAGCTGCTGCCGAGCACGAGCGCCTGCTGGCCTGGGAAGAGGAAATGCTGGCCAAGTGCGAGCTTCCGTACCGGGTAATCGACACCGCTGCCGGCGACCTCGGCATGTCCGCGGCCCGCAAGTTCGACTGTGAAGCCTGGGTCCCCACCCAGAATGCCTACCGTGAGCTCACCTCCACCTCCAACTGCACCACGTTCCAGGCGCGCCGCCTCAACATCCGCGAACGCGTAGTCAATGACGAAGGTGTTTCCAAGGGAACCCGCGCTGTTGCCACGCTGAACGGCACTCTGGCCACCACCCGGTGGATCGTTGCCATCCTTGAGCACCACCAGAACCCGGACGGCTCAGTCAACGTTCCCAAGGCACTCCAGAAGTACCTTGGCGGGCTTGAGGTTCTGCCGGTTCTCTAG
- the pheA gene encoding prephenate dehydratase — protein MPASYTFLGPEGTFTEAALMQVPGAAEAVRIPCSNVNTALERVRAGEADAAMVPIENSVEGGVTATLDAIAAGQELRIIREALVPITFVLVARPGVGLSEIKRISTHGHAWAQCRLWVDEHLPNADYVPGSSTAASAMGLLEDDAPYDAAICAPLVAAAQPGLNILAEDIGDNPEAVTRFILVSRPGLLPDRTGADKTTVVVPLPEDHPGALMEILDQFASRGVNLSRIESRPTGQYLGHYFFSIDADGHATDARVADALAGLHRISPATRFLGSYARADKQQAVVAPHTSDAAFASAHAWVASILKGS, from the coding sequence ATGCCGGCAAGCTATACGTTCCTGGGCCCCGAGGGAACCTTCACAGAGGCAGCCCTCATGCAGGTCCCAGGGGCTGCCGAAGCCGTCCGGATTCCTTGCAGCAACGTCAACACAGCCCTGGAACGGGTCCGCGCCGGCGAGGCCGATGCGGCCATGGTGCCCATCGAAAACTCGGTGGAGGGCGGCGTCACTGCCACCTTGGACGCGATCGCCGCAGGGCAGGAACTCCGGATCATCCGTGAGGCCCTTGTTCCCATCACCTTTGTGCTGGTGGCGAGGCCCGGCGTCGGGCTTTCCGAAATTAAACGGATATCAACCCATGGCCATGCCTGGGCGCAATGCCGGTTGTGGGTTGACGAGCACCTTCCCAACGCCGATTACGTTCCGGGATCCTCGACGGCGGCCTCCGCCATGGGCCTGCTGGAGGACGATGCCCCGTACGACGCAGCCATCTGTGCCCCGTTGGTTGCTGCTGCACAACCTGGCCTCAACATCCTTGCCGAGGACATCGGCGACAACCCCGAGGCTGTTACCCGGTTCATCCTGGTGAGCAGGCCCGGCCTCCTTCCGGACCGCACAGGCGCGGACAAGACCACCGTTGTGGTGCCCCTGCCGGAAGACCACCCAGGGGCGCTCATGGAAATCCTGGACCAGTTCGCCTCGCGCGGGGTGAACCTCAGCCGCATTGAGTCCCGGCCCACCGGGCAATACCTTGGCCACTATTTCTTCAGCATCGACGCCGACGGCCACGCCACGGACGCACGGGTTGCTGACGCTCTTGCAGGCCTTCATCGGATCAGCCCGGCAACCCGGTTCCTGGGCTCCTACGCCCGCGCAGACAAGCAGCAGGCCGTGGTTGCACCGCACACTTCGGACGCCGCATTCGCCTCAGCGCACGCGTGGGTGGCCTCCATCCTCAAAGGATCCTAG
- the helR gene encoding RNA polymerase recycling motor ATPase HelR, with protein MPEISPLRTSAFALPEHLARKADPNLIGNDEQQFEAISTSLSESMRELSAHLDATRKQPGGRGQAALDRDQEIHRITARLRALRRFGLDLCLGRMVTADSPEPVYIGRLGLTDSAGRRLLIDWRSPAAEPFFGATHANSMGLVSRRRYRWTRSQGGDSRISDYWDEVFTADGLEGNAALDEQSAFIATLGSSRSPRMRDVLGTIQADQDRIIRAGSRGALVVDGGPGTGKTVVALHRTAYLLYSDPRLNHRGSHRKSDVLFVGPHQPYLNYVADVLPSLGEEGVQTCTLRDLVPEGATAVVESDPEVVRLKSSVKMVKMIEAAVHFYETPPTDGMEVETPYADVWLSSEDWLEAFDAVGPGTPHNEARDDVWEALLTILVDKLAEHDLPESLLRRAFTHNAELNAAFAKAWPLLDYLALVADLWRVPAYLRLCAPWLQPAETAMLQRERTAPWTTADLPLLDAARQRLGDPEDSRRRRKRRAALAAERELMDRVVDDLIAADDSENLEMYMLRGDDMRETLVDGDALEPADPDVLAGPFAHIVVDEAQELTDAEWQMLLLRCPSRSFTVVGDRAQARHGFAESWEERLGRVGLGNVNVAALSINYRTPKEVIAVAEPAIRQALPDANVPTSVRSSGIPVVHDVTSRLSTIVDEWLVRNPEGIACVISRKGTMGRTQQDRVSWLTPELAKGLEFDLVVLMDPETFGPGIEGAVDRYVAMTRATRQLVILEGMTTIHRPLMPGCGPGPSSVSEVSALL; from the coding sequence ATGCCTGAAATCAGCCCGCTCAGAACCAGTGCCTTCGCGTTGCCTGAGCACCTTGCCCGCAAGGCCGATCCGAACCTGATCGGCAACGACGAACAGCAGTTCGAAGCCATCTCGACCAGTCTGTCTGAGTCCATGAGGGAGTTGTCCGCACATCTCGATGCCACAAGAAAGCAGCCAGGTGGTCGTGGACAGGCGGCCCTGGACCGGGATCAGGAGATTCACCGGATCACCGCGAGACTGCGTGCTCTGAGGCGCTTCGGCTTGGACCTTTGCTTGGGCAGGATGGTCACTGCGGACAGTCCGGAACCGGTCTATATAGGAAGGCTCGGACTAACTGACAGTGCGGGACGCCGGCTTCTGATCGACTGGCGCTCGCCGGCCGCTGAGCCCTTCTTCGGAGCGACCCACGCCAACTCGATGGGATTGGTGAGCCGCCGCAGGTATCGATGGACTCGGAGCCAGGGTGGAGATAGCCGGATCAGCGACTATTGGGACGAAGTATTCACTGCTGACGGCCTTGAGGGCAATGCTGCCCTTGATGAGCAGTCAGCTTTCATCGCCACTTTGGGCAGCAGCCGCTCGCCCCGGATGCGGGACGTCTTGGGGACCATCCAAGCTGACCAGGACCGGATCATCCGTGCAGGTTCACGCGGAGCTTTAGTGGTGGACGGTGGACCGGGAACCGGAAAGACCGTGGTGGCATTGCACCGGACGGCGTACCTGCTCTATTCGGATCCCCGGCTGAACCACCGCGGCAGCCACCGTAAGAGTGACGTTCTCTTTGTGGGCCCACATCAGCCCTACCTGAACTATGTGGCTGACGTTCTCCCAAGCCTGGGTGAAGAGGGTGTGCAGACGTGCACGTTGAGGGACCTTGTCCCGGAAGGTGCCACGGCCGTCGTCGAAAGTGACCCCGAAGTGGTGCGGCTGAAGTCATCCGTGAAGATGGTCAAAATGATTGAGGCGGCGGTGCATTTTTACGAAACGCCGCCAACTGATGGCATGGAGGTGGAGACGCCCTACGCGGATGTATGGCTCAGCAGTGAGGACTGGTTGGAGGCGTTTGATGCCGTGGGACCGGGCACCCCGCACAACGAGGCCCGCGATGACGTGTGGGAGGCACTGCTCACCATCCTGGTGGACAAGCTGGCTGAGCATGACCTTCCGGAGAGCCTGCTGCGCCGCGCGTTCACTCACAACGCGGAGCTGAACGCGGCGTTCGCAAAAGCCTGGCCGCTCCTTGATTACCTGGCGTTGGTGGCGGACTTATGGCGGGTACCGGCGTACCTGCGCTTGTGCGCACCATGGCTGCAGCCTGCCGAAACAGCAATGCTTCAGCGGGAACGCACCGCGCCATGGACGACGGCGGATCTGCCGCTTTTGGACGCAGCCCGCCAACGTTTAGGCGACCCGGAGGATTCGCGGCGCAGAAGGAAACGGAGGGCCGCACTGGCTGCTGAGCGGGAGCTCATGGACCGGGTGGTGGATGACCTGATAGCCGCGGATGACTCCGAAAACCTGGAAATGTACATGCTCCGCGGTGACGACATGCGGGAGACGCTCGTAGACGGGGACGCTTTGGAGCCTGCCGATCCCGATGTTCTGGCAGGGCCGTTCGCGCACATTGTGGTGGATGAAGCCCAGGAGCTGACCGACGCTGAGTGGCAGATGCTGCTTCTTCGCTGCCCTTCGCGGAGTTTCACGGTGGTGGGAGACCGGGCCCAAGCCAGGCACGGGTTCGCGGAATCATGGGAAGAGCGCCTGGGACGGGTTGGCCTTGGCAACGTCAACGTGGCCGCTCTCAGCATCAATTACCGCACTCCGAAAGAGGTCATCGCTGTTGCGGAACCAGCAATCCGCCAAGCGCTCCCGGACGCAAACGTGCCTACCTCGGTCCGCAGCAGTGGCATTCCCGTGGTCCACGATGTAACGAGCCGGCTCAGCACCATCGTGGATGAGTGGCTGGTCCGCAACCCGGAGGGCATCGCGTGCGTCATCAGCCGGAAGGGCACGATGGGCAGGACTCAACAGGACCGGGTCAGCTGGCTCACTCCTGAACTGGCGAAGGGCCTGGAGTTTGACCTTGTGGTCCTCATGGATCCGGAGACGTTTGGCCCGGGCATTGAAGGAGCAGTGGATCGGTACGTAGCCATGACGCGGGCCACCCGGCAGCTGGTGATTCTGGAGGGAATGACCACAATTCACCGTCCGTTAATGCCCGGCTGTGGCCCCGGTCCTAGTTCAGTGTCGGAGGTTTCTGCTCTACTGTAA
- a CDS encoding transcriptional regulator codes for MGDGFSEVIHVPTRLRVCALLAGAGEVEFSVIRDALHLSDSVLSKHLKVLEQAGFVGLRKGAVNTRTRTWVHLSKDGQRAFKAHVDELRKLAANADQLP; via the coding sequence ATGGGCGACGGCTTCAGCGAGGTGATTCACGTCCCCACCCGCCTACGGGTCTGCGCACTCCTTGCCGGCGCCGGAGAGGTGGAGTTCAGCGTCATCCGCGACGCTCTTCACCTCAGCGATTCCGTGCTGAGCAAACACCTAAAGGTGCTGGAACAGGCAGGTTTCGTTGGACTCCGGAAAGGCGCAGTCAACACACGTACCCGAACATGGGTACACCTGAGCAAAGACGGACAGCGCGCCTTCAAAGCCCACGTGGATGAACTGCGGAAACTGGCCGCCAACGCCGATCAGCTGCCGTAG